The Gammaproteobacteria bacterium DNA window CGGGTGATGGCAGCGCAACAGGCATCCTGGGAGACGCTTGGGGTTTTGGCTTTTTTCCCGGCCATTATGCAATGGTTTTGTTGTCGCGTTACCCTATCGATGTCAAAAACATTCGCACCTTTAAAAATTTCAAATGGGCTGATATGCCCAATGCCCTGCGGCCGGTCAAACCTGATACGGGTCAGTTTTTTTATCGCGATGAAATTTGGCAGCAATTTCCGCTGTCGTCAAAAAGCCATTGGGATGTGCCGGTATTAATTGATAATGAGATAGTTCATGTGCTGGCTTCTCACCCTACGCCTCCAGTTTTTGATGGCCCAGAATTGCGTAATCGCTGCCGTAATCATGATGAAGTCAGGTTTTGGTCTGATTATATTGCAAACGGTGCGGCTGATTATATTTATGATGATAAGGGTGGCTATGGCGGGTTAGCCGAAAATTGTCGTTTTGTGATTGTCGGCGATTTAAACGCGTCGACCACTAACGGTAACTCTAATCCTGAGGCTATCACCGCCCTGCTAAGTCACGATAAAGTCAACGATGACTGCATCCCTCACAGCACAGGCGCTAATAAAAAATCCGGCGCAAAATCGAAAGCCTCTTCTAATTTAATAGAGTCAACTGAATCAACTGCCAAATACCATACCGCGCAATGGGGCATGCGAGCAGATTATGTGCTGCCATCTCGCTATGGATTTAAGGTGATAGATAATGGCGTTTTTTGGCCGAACAAACACAGCACTCACTATCACTTAATTAAAAATCGGCACAGCTCTTCAGACCATCGACTGGTCT harbors:
- a CDS encoding endonuclease/exonuclease/phosphatase family protein, which gives rise to MNQSMNKKSLTIASFNVSMEATNYVGRAARNLSAQVLSQQLANNSQQIKNIAQIIQTITPDIILLNEFDYIDDASQGIECFIKQYLATSQGNCLTIEYPYYYYAPVNSGQPSPHDLTGDGSATGILGDAWGFGFFPGHYAMVLLSRYPIDVKNIRTFKNFKWADMPNALRPVKPDTGQFFYRDEIWQQFPLSSKSHWDVPVLIDNEIVHVLASHPTPPVFDGPELRNRCRNHDEVRFWSDYIANGAADYIYDDKGGYGGLAENCRFVIVGDLNASTTNGNSNPEAITALLSHDKVNDDCIPHSTGANKKSGAKSKASSNLIESTESTAKYHTAQWGMRADYVLPSRYGFKVIDNGVFWPNKHSTHYHLIKNRHSSSDHRLVWSQLQLTPVY